From the Astyanax mexicanus isolate ESR-SI-001 chromosome 9, AstMex3_surface, whole genome shotgun sequence genome, one window contains:
- the LOC111194775 gene encoding ubiquitin carboxyl-terminal hydrolase 36, with protein sequence MDKTLKTPDDSVELNWREVIPVGAGLENKGNICYVNSVLQCLTYTPPLTNYLLYGEHSKTCQGYAVCMMCAMEEHVKQVFCNPGRVIYPEAMLNLSGGRFKSGFMHGARRYLQFTLKALHQSYLNRCRLNGQSVGTSLVQQIFHGYLQVTTICGECCGRVSQRYKLFQILDLEIKKMDSIRQALTQRFQALTQGFQAQLISSKSCDCCCKSCKTEAIQDLPTALVISLNRSDGGKKITKFVSYPETLDMSPFMSQSSGAPEIYNLYAVLVHSGSSNRVGHFYSHVKASDGKWYLMNDISVSKSQSSLKQKAYILFYIRSPNPADVKNSPEPTSSNTGAA encoded by the exons aTGATTCTGTTGAACTGAACTGGCGGGAAGTCATTCCTGTCGGTGCAGGCCTGGAGAACAAGGGTAACATCTGCTACGTCAACTCCGTTCTCCAGTGCCTTACCTACACGCCTCCCCTGACCAACTATCTCCTGTATGGAGAACATTCCAAAACAT GTCAGGGATATGCAGTTTGCATGATGTGCGCAATGGAAGAACACGTCAAGCAGGTGTTCTGTAACCCAGGCCGCGTCATTTACCCTGAAGCTATGCTGAACT TGAGTGGAGGGCGGTTTAAGTCTGGGTTCATGCATGGTGCACGCAGGTACCTTCAATTCACCCTGAAGGCCCTGCATCAGAGCTACCTGAATAGATGCAG GCTGAATGGACAGTCAGTGGGCACATCCCTGGTGCAGCAGATCTTTCACGGCTATCTACAAGTTACAA CCATATGTGGGGAATGCTGCGGCAGAGTCTCTCAGAGGTATAAACTGTTCCAGATCCTCGATCTGGAAATCAAG AAAATGGACAGCATTCGGCAGGCCCTCACACAGCGCTTTCAGGCCCTAACACAGGGCTTCCAGGCCCAGCTAATCAGTTCAAAATCCTGCGACTG CTGCTGCAAAAGCTGTAAAACTGAGGCAATCCAGGATCTCCCTACAGCATTGGTCATCAGCCTTAACCGTTCTGATGGTGGTAAGAAGATTACAAAG TTTGTGAGCTATCCAGAGACTCTGGACATGAGCCCCTTCATGTCCCAGTCCAGTGGAGCACCGGAGATCTACAATTTGTATGCTGTGCTGGTCCATTCTGGCAGCTCCAACAGAGTTGGACACTTCTACAGCCACGTCAAA GCCAGTGATGGAAAGTGGTACTTGATGAACGACATATCGGTGTCCAAGAGTCAAAGTTCTCTTAAACAGAAGGCATATATTCTGTTCTACATCAG GTCACCAAACCCAGCTGATGTGAAGAACAGTCCAGAACCAACTTCCTCAAACACAGGAGCAGCTTAA